Proteins encoded within one genomic window of Arachis ipaensis cultivar K30076 chromosome B08, Araip1.1, whole genome shotgun sequence:
- the LOC107610495 gene encoding uncharacterized protein LOC107610495: MIVNGTSDKVLYCCFPSYFDGPALDWFCSLPAGSISYFRDLSKPFEEHFAGSAIYLHDSDYLNTIRQGQQESLRDYMTCFTKIAMNIPDLHLEVELHAIKSGLRPGKFQETIAIAKPKTMAEFREKNKGQIDIEKLRQAWKTEKPHYRDDDKMRDNKKNFKPTPRYESYTKFNTKRDDIIKEILNSKLIKPPRKASSYPDSKGADRSKYCSFHWKHSHTTDDCVIAKDLLE, encoded by the coding sequence ATGATAGTAAATGGTACATCTGATAAAGTTTTATATTGTTGCTTTCCATCTTACTTcgacggtcctgcacttgattggttttgttctttgcctgCAGGTTCTATTTCTTACTTTCGAGACCTATCAAAGCCCTTTGAGGAGCACTTTGCTGGATCAGCCATTTACCTACATGACTCCGATTACCTGAATACAATCAGGCAAGGCCAGCAAGAAAGCCTCAGGGATTACATGACGTGCTTCACAAAGATAGCCATGAATATACCCGACCTCCACCTCGAGGTGGAACTGCACGCAATAAAAAGCGGACTGCGACCAGGAAAATTCCAGGAAACTATTGCTATAGCCAAACCTAAGACTATGGCTGAGTTCCGTGAAAAGAATAAAGGACAGATCGACATCGAGAAACTCCGACAAGCTTGGAAAACAGAAAAGCCTCACTACAGAGATGACGACAAAATGCGAGACAACAAGAAGAATTTCAAACCAACTCCACGATATGAGTCCTACACTAAATTCAACACCAAGCGCGACGACATCATCAAGGAGATCTTGAATTCAAAATTAATCAAGCCACCAAGAAAAGCCAGCAGTTACCCAGATTCAAAAGGCGCGGACCGATCAAAATATTGCTCTTTCCACTGGAAGCACAGCCACACTACCGACGACTGTGTCATCGCCAAAGACCTACTGGAGTGA